A genomic region of Aeropyrum pernix K1 contains the following coding sequences:
- a CDS encoding SAM-dependent methyltransferase produces MDRTRPGSGMTSRASAGPSYPMFYDKIHFLGSPAIVVELLEDTPSRWLLEELLESYLFAVQMGYRFAVTGATNPLVYAAVRRAGVPVFMERGYSLNRPGCILLDLWSPKRLEPEEASSASYIIVGGIMGDHPPKGRTYLLSSQVYTACAKRNLGPEQLSVDGAVKTAILVAEGYRLDEIEFEEGVEVEVESPVRGVSARVELPYAYPKVGGRILVSQRLLSLLSRGIIYEEEYLA; encoded by the coding sequence AGACCGGGTAGCGGGATGACGAGCAGGGCCTCTGCAGGACCGTCCTACCCCATGTTTTACGATAAAATCCATTTCTTAGGTAGTCCGGCGATTGTTGTAGAGCTCCTTGAAGACACGCCCTCCAGGTGGCTTTTAGAGGAGCTTTTGGAGTCTTACCTGTTCGCCGTCCAAATGGGGTACAGGTTTGCGGTGACTGGGGCAACGAATCCCCTAGTCTATGCGGCTGTTAGGAGGGCTGGGGTCCCGGTGTTTATGGAGAGGGGGTACAGCCTTAACAGGCCGGGCTGCATCCTCCTCGATCTATGGTCTCCAAAAAGGCTCGAGCCTGAGGAGGCCTCCAGTGCTAGCTACATAATAGTGGGGGGGATAATGGGTGACCACCCACCCAAGGGTAGGACATACCTCCTCTCATCCCAGGTGTATACGGCGTGTGCAAAAAGGAACCTCGGGCCAGAGCAGCTAAGTGTGGATGGAGCCGTGAAAACAGCTATACTAGTGGCGGAGGGCTATAGGCTAGATGAGATCGAGTTTGAAGAGGGGGTGGAGGTCGAGGTGGAGAGCCCCGTTAGAGGAGTGTCCGCTAGGGTAGAGCTACCGTATGCATACCCCAAGGTTGGCGGCAGGATTCTTGTGTCTCAGAGGCTTTTGAGCCTCCTTTCCAGGGGGATAATTTATGAGGAGGAGTATCTAGCCTGA
- a CDS encoding GTP cyclohydrolase IIa, whose product MDAKKAVRVAVVEQVGYREWTEELGSDREWIIQTLQSDIYAAAQKEAAGYGGFVLPIRYDIMLLISSNMGVQEHARVLDAIAGLSKVKVRMASYCGVKPLDAVERAWNALRRREERLIYERCEGEEYTAIAHIDLNNVTAITRAEGPVRTYYEVMDLMAKISKVAEKIGAITQYLGGDNILAVLPLNGSVKETVDMLLVRSDLKAGIGIAPTARASLALAAEALHEIRSKINPGPLVVKAQ is encoded by the coding sequence TTGGACGCGAAAAAGGCTGTCAGGGTTGCAGTAGTCGAGCAAGTGGGATACAGGGAGTGGACAGAGGAGCTTGGGAGCGATAGGGAATGGATAATACAGACGCTCCAGAGCGACATCTACGCGGCAGCCCAGAAGGAGGCCGCCGGGTATGGGGGCTTCGTACTGCCGATAAGATATGATATTATGCTCCTCATCTCCTCAAACATGGGCGTTCAGGAGCACGCGAGAGTTCTCGACGCTATAGCAGGTCTCTCGAAGGTCAAGGTGAGGATGGCCAGCTACTGCGGAGTCAAACCGCTGGACGCGGTTGAGAGAGCTTGGAACGCGCTTAGGAGGAGGGAGGAGAGGCTCATCTATGAGCGGTGTGAAGGGGAGGAGTATACCGCTATAGCCCATATCGATCTAAACAATGTAACTGCTATAACAAGGGCCGAGGGGCCTGTGAGGACCTACTACGAGGTCATGGATCTCATGGCGAAGATTTCAAAAGTAGCGGAGAAGATTGGGGCAATAACACAGTATCTAGGCGGAGATAACATTCTAGCAGTCCTCCCCTTGAACGGGTCTGTCAAAGAGACTGTTGACATGCTTCTCGTGAGAAGCGATTTAAAGGCGGGGATAGGCATCGCTCCAACTGCACGAGCCAGCCTCGCCTTGGCGGCCGAAGCCCTCCACGAGATACGGTCCAAGATAAACCCTGGACCTCTCGTCGTCAAAGCTCAATAA
- the ribH gene encoding 6,7-dimethyl-8-ribityllumazine synthase: MSCGDKIRIAIVVSEFNYDVTRVMEEKAIDHARFLGAEVSLVARSPGTFDTPFIVSRLLATHSEVDAVAVLGAVIKGDTKHDEVVAHQAARKLLDLSIEYGKPVTLGIIGPGASRLEAIERAEEYARRAVESAVKLARRSKELSGEC, encoded by the coding sequence GTGTCTTGCGGGGATAAGATTCGGATTGCTATTGTGGTGTCAGAGTTCAACTACGATGTAACCCGTGTAATGGAGGAGAAGGCCATCGACCATGCGCGCTTCCTCGGGGCTGAGGTGTCTCTGGTGGCCAGATCGCCGGGTACTTTCGACACCCCCTTCATAGTGTCGAGGCTCCTTGCCACCCACAGCGAGGTAGATGCTGTGGCCGTGCTAGGGGCCGTCATCAAGGGTGATACGAAGCACGACGAAGTGGTGGCTCATCAGGCCGCGAGGAAGCTACTCGATCTCAGCATTGAGTATGGGAAGCCCGTTACACTAGGCATAATAGGGCCTGGGGCGAGCAGGCTGGAGGCCATAGAAAGGGCGGAGGAGTATGCGAGAAGAGCCGTTGAGTCGGCTGTGAAGCTCGCAAGAAGGTCCAAGGAGTTATCAGGCGAGTGCTAA